The following is a genomic window from Solanum lycopersicum chromosome 6, SLM_r2.1.
atacaatgcatagatagtgtatactttatataaatatacatatatatacctataatataCATAAGTATACATACTATATACACATTCAATAAGGTGTTAACATGGTCAAGATTGTTCCACGGGTAAATTTAGCGGATTACTCTCTTACGTGTTCGGTGTTCCTTTTAATGTCTTCGACGATgggaaaagaaataaaacaaaaaagagattgaatattctatatatatgtttgttattatgtgatcttgaatttttataactttGACCGCGACCAAGTCCATCAGGAGACTGGTAGTCGTACTAACAGCTTGAAGTCTTGTCTTGAAGGCTTGCCCTTTTTTATTCACTAAATAGTTTATAGattcatttaattaatgttgttaaaaatgaatattagTATAATAAGAAGACAAAACTTTTGACTAAGAATTTAACGTATGTTTgtattaaaaattggctttaTAAGATGAATCTGGAGTATTAGTTTACATATTCCAAGCTTGATTTGACACCTTAGCGattaattctttcatatttCAAAATAGTTATTTTCAAGGAAACTCAATACGACGATTTTGTTCAAAAGTCACATTTTTACAGCACAGAGTGAGATCTTGAAGATGTTGATGGAATTCATctgttaaatttaaatatattattatgcggtttcttatatataaaaaaaaaagcacgTCTACGTTGAGTTTTATTCTTCTAGTTTATGCTTTTAGAATTTGCCACTATATTTTATCGAGTCCGAAGcctaaagggtaaaaaatgttaacaaaaattctaaaacggtatatgaaatttctttttaaccaaaagggcaaaatcgctcgcgaagtagcgattttgtccattggaaaaagcaaaatcgctgctatagcagcgattttgttaaatttgatttttttttaaaaaaataaaattaaaacaaaatcgcTCCCGAGGGagcgattttcaattttcaaaattttttttataccttTTTAAGTAAGTCGCTGCTTATGCAGCGACATtaccttaattttttaatttttttttactttttttatttaaaaaagtttaaatgaaaaaaatatttttttaaaattacattgctgcaatttttaattatttcttttttaatttttaaaaattaaatcactaaaaaaaatttgatttaaaatcgctgccttggcagcgatttatttatttatttatttaaaaaaataattaaaaatcattgcCTTGGCAGCTATtcgatttaaaaaattgatttaaacttttttataaaaaaaaaacaaaaaaaattaattaaaaaaaattatacacaagtcgctgcctaagcagcgacctgtcaaaaaaatattttaaaaaaaaaagatttttattttgaaaatcgctccCTCGGGAGcgattttgttataattttttttttaaaaaaaagcaaatttaacaaatcgctgctatagcagcgattttgctttttccagtggacaaaatcgctacttcgagagcgattttgcccttttggttaaaaagaaatttcatataccgttttggaatttttgttaacattttttaccctttaggctccggactcaTATTTTATCGGTATGTATTAGATGATGTGAAAAATAAACCTAATAGGTACTATTGATAaaagcttttaaaaaaaataaaaatctagtaatattaattaaactataaaagaaaGTATTATAGTTTGGAAAAAGGTTACAATAACCCAACACAACCTCCAACTAATAATTTGACCACTCACCACCACTTTGATACTTGAGTCTAATTAAATGAGtactagagaaaaaaaaatgcataaacatgaCAGGACAGGACAGAATTAGATAGAATATGATAAGCTTAATaacaaaagtttgaaaaaaattataaatatgataaaatatgaacGTTCAAAATCTTAACGGATTAAGATTGTCACCACTAAGTACAACTATATCTAGATTAATAGGGaccattatatattttaagtcGGACATTACATTGTCAACATTTTGATAAGTTCAGCCATCAAATAATTACTAGGAAAGAAGCGTAATGaacaaagaagagaaaaaattaaaaattgaggtGACATATGGCTAATCTAATGAAATGGGTGGACTAATCAGAAATCCTAATTATCCGGCAGATGCATGTTGAATTGTATAATCATGATTTGATGACTTAATTATCTAGGATAAAGAAGGCTAGTCaagaattatataaaatatataatcatgaTTTTATGACTTGACGAGGACAAAGCAAAAACGCGTTTAATTACATCACATTAATTTGAATCTCCTcatgaaaattgaattataaagAGTAGAGTTTTGCTTCAGAAGTGCTATCATTTGTTTATCCTTATAATAGTTAAAAGGAGGATGCATATATAGAATTTTGAGAcgatatattcattattataaaattgtgtatctaaaatataaatttaacttgTTTGATTTTTAGGTGCTTATTAATggattcaataattatttaatattaattaaaacgCCAAAAATTCTACCAAACTGCTTAGAGAGGTGTTActcaatttcttaaaaataaaatagatataaaattaaatttttaatctcACATAGAGAAGTGCATCTAATCATCATCACATTATATGATACTTTGAACGTGAATTCACGATTTCACACActtatgtttaaatattttattagaaatgtgacaccattatatataatttaggaAGGTAACATGAGTTTACGTGAGTGGTGACTCCAGAATCTCCTTAGATACGCTCTGGTTAAagcatcctttaatttatttggaTAACTACTTCTGTttctaattgaaaaaaaatagtgttttgTGGTTCTTCTTGTTCCTGTTCCTGATTATTGCAAATTCCATGAAGACATTAATCCTGAAAATATCAAATGATTTAACACATCAATTTATTCATACTTTataactttgtttttctttttcattttttgcatCGATCAACATGTAATTCGATCAGTTGAGGAAAAAGGTAGATATGATCATATGATTTGTTTCTTTATCATTCCCATAATTAATACAGTAGAAGCTTCTCTATGTACGTACAAGGCTGCAGCCTTAATTTCCAATTTATGTGGCTTTTCCAAGAATAACAAGAAAATATTCCTAACTTGCCAAACTCAGTTCTTGTACACTACTTTTCTTCAAATTATGGAACTATAATAATACGTAAACTAACCATTTATTTAACCAGAAGAGTTTACTCTTAATTCTTAACTGAGCTCTAAATGGTTTTTTACTCTCTCTCTTTTCATTTTGCATGGCTCATATATCAAAAACAGAtggaaaaaacaataaatataattccaaactatttgaaataatatgcAGATACCTTTCGTTGTACTTTGGGGATTACCGTTAATAACTAAAGCatatatataccctttatactaATGGACATAcacatgtcataatcttatccacaTGCTCGACGTCGGATCGATAGATAAGATTGTATCACGTGTCCTTCCGTGAGAGTGAAGGGTATATATCACTAGTTTTTGGACATAGGAGCATTAAtatcccaaaagtatgacgaaAGATATTTGCGatagttcaaaaatatttttttccttattcccAAAATAGATATCTGATTTTTCTCCTTTCacaaatctaagagtatttttGTATGCACTTTTTTCACTAgtcttaatttaatttaataactatataaagttaaaataatcaaatttaaaatttcaaatataattattaataaaaacaatttattaaaattatttttcaacgcatatatcaagtaatataaCACAAAAGAAATAGCAAACTAGAGCATAATACGAGTCTAATTTATTTGAAACTAACGCGTATTACGTAATGTGagtactactttttttttttttcagaaaacaGGCTGAGAACATTTCTGACATGTCTCtcctatcttttttttttttttggtcagtGTGAAAAGGATTAAAGTAAATAAATCTTACGAGATGACATGATTAATTAATCTCAGAATCTTGCAAAACTCTTTCTTGAGGATAATGAGAGTAGGGGACCATACTATAAAAGGTTACATGATAAAATAACACACAGCCAAAACCATCTGGATGGTACAGATTTCAGATTAAAGCTCCCGCTATATATAGGTTCCGGAGGACTAGAGGGAGGTTAAGATCACAATGATCTCTTATATAAAGTTTTACAATATATTTTcgtaagaaattatatttacattttaaatttataacattACAATCACATCgtaataattttataagttgcatcacatttttttcatttcttagcAACTGCAACATCTCAACtttgtataattaatatcaaaaccTTAGTCTACCTTTTCAGCCCGTGTACACACAGGACTTGTTTGATTGTCGAATAAGGATAATAATTCTAgactaatatataaaattttattagatattctatcatttctattaaaatgataatatatattaattatttcataatgtCATGAGATATTCTTTCCCATCATTCCATCCTTCCAACCAAATGACTGGCCCTTTACAATAGGATTACACTTGCATACAATTAGAGCGTAAATTTTCTTTCACACTATGATTTTGTATTTTACCATTTTGTTATATGTAAATGACCTTATTTATTAGCTTGACTACTAATCTCACATCTTACTCACAGTTTGAATAAATTTGCAAGTTATTGGATTCACGTAAATTTGTGCTTCCTCCTGAAATTATAtatagtgatattttttttaatattttattaaatataaatgtaCAAATTCATACTCGAAGAATGCGACGATGATTGGGTGCACCTCTCGCTTAGAAATACACTTttgacattttaattaattaagcatTTCAATGTTgaacttataattttaaaattttaaaactattttcaatgataaaaatctaaatatcaACCGATAAGatctatattttcttaatattacaCCAATTATATTGAAATCCTGAATATGCCTCCGTATATGTAGAGTTATTCTATACATTCACTACGTAGAAGCTAAATTCcttttttgttaatataatttttaggtGTGAGCTTGCAATATAATATAATCTCTATTTACCTTCAAAGtgttacttattttatttttcttgagatTGCTATACAAAATGAATTGAGTAGCTCTCTGTTCATAAAAAAACAGTTGTTGTGCAAGTTACTTCTAGAAACTGCTTGCATGATTATTTGTAAGTTACTTAAACAACTGCTTGCACAACTACTTGTAAGCTGCTTGCAAAGGCTTTATAAGCTACTTAAGGAAATTAGTTGCAGGCCATTTGTTTGTAAGCTTCTTCAACAAGATATGCTGTCATATAATactagtaataaaataaaaagtaaattgaTATAATCAGAATACTAGTTTCCACTTTGGTCACCGCACCAtattttgtattgtattgttttaataaattcataatataatgtTACGTATATTTAGATGATAAATTTATCAGAAATTATAAAATACTAGATAGagctattataaaaaaataatataaatattaaaataaaattattaaataataattaaaaataaaataaaaataatattaaaataatattaaatctatttttattattatttaacaataaatttaaataatacgataaaataaaatttaaatatagaaacTTTGGTGCAAGCAGCATTTCTTTTGGAAGACTGGGCCATAGGATGAAAAAATTGAGTCCCCATTAAATCAACCAAAAAGTGGTTTTGTCCGACTCATGATGATGTGGATGGAAAGACTCTTGACCAAAGTATATGGATGAATACTTTATAGGTTAATTCGGATTTAAGCTTTACCAGtttaatttgtaaattttttaatattgaattcattatactttttaaaatatgtatagGTTCATAGGTACCTGCTAATTATTGGAACTTTACTgtactttaactttttttacAGATAAATTGATGTTTCGCATGAGATATGCAAATAAATTTGAGTCCACACTaaatctttatttaattttatttgttattttcttcttttattttagtgtagaaaagaacataattttattataattagaaataatttaattttaaaatttctctttcattttaGTCAAATGAGTATCACATGAACATTAAAAGATTGTTTTGGAACATCAGtttcaaaagagttttttttaaaaaaaaatatcatgtcaAGTTAAACTGtgtcatataaaatgagaagaaaagaaTAGTAAACTTGATTTTTCATATTCTGAATCAAGACAAACACAAATTAACTGATTTTAGTGTGAATCTGGTTCTGATTTTGGTGGGGGTAAGCCTACAAGCTACATATCTTTCggttttcatattattatttttttgcaacTTTTTGTTTCTCCATAGCCTATAAAAGCTCATTGATCCTATTCtttttttactctacaaaaacTTCTCATCCTCTTCGTATGGACTCTTTAGCTGGCCTCTATTTTTAGACTCTGATCACTCAAATTTAGCAACTTCTCAACTATTTAGAATTGATAgtactagaaaaaaaaaacaacctttttttcatgttttgacAAACCATATAGTGACATTTTGTGCCTTGTGGGATAAGGCAGTTTTgaacctttattttttttcctggAAGATGATTGAATTGTTCCAGGGATATTGCATCTTATGTGAACTTACAAAATTCAGTGTAgctaaaagtttttatttttggatatttcaaattttcaataggTACAGTTTGAACATTTAGCTAAATTTCATATTGTAATTTGTGTGTAGTTATAGCAGttggaaaaatatttacttatatGGCAGGAATATCGTTACCTCCCGGATTTCGTTTCCATCCAACTGATCAGGAATTGGTTGGATATTACCTGAAAAGAAAAACTGATGAACTTGAAATTGAGTTGGAAGTTATTCCAGTAATAGATCTGTACAAATTTGACCCATGGGACCTTCCAGGTATACATTCTTGATCACCTCTTTCTCTTGAAAAAACTTATCTAAGCATTGACAAATATATACTCTGCGAATTGCACTCACATAGATTGCATTAGGGTAGACTGTCTACATCATATTCGCATATTAGGGTAAAACTGGGATGTTTTGTGCACCGGGCTGTCTTTTCGTGGTGGAATGTCATTGCCTTCATGTATGATATTTTCATTTGATAGGTTATGTTGTTGGAGCAAAAAGCTAAGAAATAGTGCTTTTTGCTGTTTTCATGACAATTTGAActgaaaaatgagtttttacttTATAGCTTATCTAATCTTTTTGTCTTGTCGCAAGATGGAGTGCTCTGTGGGGTATCTCTATTTTCACACACATGCCCTAACCACatatcaaaaagaaagaaaaaaacatgtcTAAAAGCATCTGGTTTGGTTCATTCTTCTTGCTTATTCTGAACTTAGTATTTTGGGATATTGATAATAATCATATCTTTGAGATGCAGAGAAATCTTTCTTGCCAAAACGTGATATGGAATGGTACTTCTTCTGCTCTCGGGACAAGAAGTACCCGAATGGCTCGCGAACAAATCGAGCCACTAATTCTGGATACTGGAAAGCCACAGGGAAAGACAAGAAAGTTGTATGTAAGTCTGCAGTTGTAGGATACAGGAAGACACTAGTTTTTTACCGCGGAAGAGCTCCTCTAGGGGATAGAACTGATTGGGTAATGCATGAATATCGTCTCTGTGATGATGTTTCACAAGGCACTCCTAGTTTCCAGGTTATTGACAAATCTCAACATGAAgttttacaaacaaaaaaacaaaacatgaGCATAATATAAGTACTATTTAAATTTCTTCAGGGGCCTTTTGCTCTTTGTCGTGTCATCAAGAGAAAGGACAACATTCCATCGAAGACAAGTGATGTTCATGGAGGTACAGTTTTCAAACAAGTTGAATGCAGTTCAAGCATAGAAGGTTTTACCTCAACGGTAGCCTTAAATGAACCCCTTCTACTTTCTAATGACATGCCAACTCCATCTACATACATGTCCGGTAACAGCAACTATTCAACTCCTACTAATTCTCCTTATAAGATAACACAAATAGAGGACTATGACTCTGCAAACCTCTGGATGCCTCAGAATAAGGTTCTTGATCCTTCAAAGGTATTGATGTTGTTCCTTTTTCTATGCATTTCTTCATGTTTTTTCTATGAACTTCATACTAATATCTTGGTGGCTGTATATAGGAATGTCCTCAAGGAAGAAGTATATCTGGAAACTATCCCCATATGTTCTCAAACTCAACTTCATGGCAGCCAAGTGATCAGTATGACTTCACATCAAGTTCATCTTTCCCGAATTTTAGAGGGGAAGTTGAACTTTCTGGTGATCTCAGTGGCTATGGCAATGTATCTCCCTTCTCAGTCGACGGAAGCTGCATGGAGTTCTATGGAAGTGGGGAGATTTCATATAAAGGTTATAACCAGAACGACTTATTGGGCAATCCATATCTCTTCTGATGAACATTGCGGTGTAGGATTTTGGGAAATTTTAATGGTGTATGGTCACAGGAAGATAATGTAAGTAGTTGATGTAAGAATCTACTAAGAATAGGTAAATGCAACTAAATATGCTACTGAAATAATCTGAAGTTGTTCTCTGAGACTACAGCTTTTTAATGTCTGTCTTAAAGAGTCATTTGATCTTATTACATCACCTTCGAGTTTAGTTTCCTAAGTTCAAATCTAGCTGATGTTTTGTCATTGAAGTATGAGATACCAAGTGATGATCGTTTTTTAATGATCTCACAGAAAAATGGTAAAGTTAGTAGCTGAATCTCTTGGATAGAATTAAGCCTCCATTAACTTCCGATATGTATCATTGTTCTCATTCTGATCAGTTTCCATGTATAAATTTGTCATCAAGAAACAATATTATGGGAAGTACTGATGTTCATCAGCAGAACTTCCTCTATATCATCTATTGATTCATCCCTTTGGCAACTATTGGTTGCATTATTCATAGCTATTGAAGTGTTTAAACATATGTGATCAAGatttaagggaaaaaacatCATTTGAGGCTCTAAAAGGGTGAGTTGCCTGCTTATAACTGGATAACTAGCTAACCAAATCCACCCTGAGATTCAACTGCCCAATTTGCTAAATTTTAGTTTGATAATGGCCTTGATAGCATCACTTGTACTCATAGATATATGGATGAGATGCAAATTTCGACAAAAAATATGTATGGTCGCTAATTTGGACTTTGTTTTGACTTCAACTGAG
Proteins encoded in this region:
- the LOC101244385 gene encoding NAC domain-containing protein 71 — encoded protein: MAGISLPPGFRFHPTDQELVGYYLKRKTDELEIELEVIPVIDLYKFDPWDLPEKSFLPKRDMEWYFFCSRDKKYPNGSRTNRATNSGYWKATGKDKKVVCKSAVVGYRKTLVFYRGRAPLGDRTDWVMHEYRLCDDVSQGTPSFQGPFALCRVIKRKDNIPSKTSDVHGGTVFKQVECSSSIEGFTSTVALNEPLLLSNDMPTPSTYMSGNSNYSTPTNSPYKITQIEDYDSANLWMPQNKVLDPSKECPQGRSISGNYPHMFSNSTSWQPSDQYDFTSSSSFPNFRGEVELSGDLSGYGNVSPFSVDGSCMEFYGSGEISYKGYNQNDLLGNPYLF